A stretch of Endozoicomonas sp. SCSIO W0465 DNA encodes these proteins:
- a CDS encoding IS66 family transposase: MIPELPATMSAEILLKENAELRMRVACLEERCRELEEKVGKNSQNSSKPPSSDGYQKPCKNSNSPDHSDDLSADKGTDPSDEKPNPKSLRQSSGNKAGGKKGHQGTCLKQVDIPDYIEYLPVKECNKCQASLLDSEPVKYIERQVFEPGRPGEFEVTAHRAEVKICTCGCRNQAEFPEGVTAAAQYGSATQAMAVYLNQYHFLPFKRVSEYFNTLYKMSVSAGTVANFVARTYENLASTEEVIRDALRESSVAGADETGMRAEGSLHWLHVMRDEQWTLYYLSEKRGREAMDTMGILLTFAGVLVHDHWKSYFAYAATHVLCNAHHLRELLGVVDRDSNQLALRLMKLLRLSWHYCKGFKTIGMLQMPSVVCERIEKIYDRLLQRALMKEVVYMEKQREELKRKKVKNTKAYNLFKRLTEFKAETLRFMSDFTIPFDNNGSERDVRMAKLKQKISGCFRSADGGSMFARIRSYLSSARKQGMDIYQSLHRAVRNYCNMPLLSAE; encoded by the coding sequence ATGATTCCAGAACTACCCGCAACTATGTCGGCTGAGATTCTCTTGAAAGAGAATGCAGAGCTGCGGATGAGAGTTGCCTGTCTGGAAGAGCGATGTCGAGAATTGGAAGAAAAGGTTGGCAAGAACAGTCAAAACAGCAGCAAGCCGCCATCGTCTGATGGTTATCAAAAACCTTGTAAAAACAGTAATTCTCCAGATCATTCTGACGACCTTTCCGCAGATAAAGGTACCGATCCATCGGATGAAAAACCCAATCCTAAAAGTCTGAGACAGTCTTCTGGTAATAAAGCCGGTGGAAAGAAAGGGCATCAGGGCACTTGTCTTAAACAGGTCGATATCCCTGACTATATTGAGTACCTTCCGGTTAAAGAATGCAATAAATGTCAGGCGTCTCTTCTTGATAGTGAGCCGGTCAAATATATTGAACGACAGGTGTTTGAACCAGGGAGACCGGGTGAATTTGAAGTAACGGCCCATAGAGCTGAAGTAAAAATCTGCACTTGTGGTTGTCGGAATCAGGCTGAATTCCCGGAAGGTGTTACCGCTGCCGCACAATATGGCTCAGCCACACAGGCTATGGCCGTCTATCTTAACCAATACCATTTCCTGCCTTTTAAGCGCGTGTCAGAGTATTTTAATACTCTCTATAAAATGAGTGTAAGTGCAGGCACTGTCGCCAATTTTGTGGCCAGAACCTATGAAAATCTGGCTTCTACTGAAGAGGTTATTCGTGACGCCTTGCGGGAATCGTCTGTTGCCGGAGCCGATGAAACGGGTATGCGGGCCGAGGGCTCTTTGCACTGGCTACACGTTATGCGGGATGAACAATGGACGCTCTACTACTTGTCTGAAAAGCGAGGTCGTGAGGCCATGGACACGATGGGCATACTGCTAACATTTGCAGGCGTTCTGGTTCATGATCATTGGAAATCCTATTTTGCATATGCGGCAACTCACGTACTTTGCAATGCCCATCACCTGAGGGAGCTTTTGGGTGTTGTTGATAGGGACAGCAATCAACTGGCGTTGCGATTGATGAAGCTACTGAGGCTTTCCTGGCATTACTGCAAGGGCTTTAAGACCATAGGTATGCTACAGATGCCAAGTGTTGTCTGTGAACGAATCGAGAAGATTTATGACCGGTTGCTTCAGCGGGCTCTAATGAAAGAAGTCGTCTATATGGAGAAGCAACGAGAGGAGCTTAAGCGCAAGAAAGTCAAGAATACTAAAGCTTACAATCTCTTCAAACGACTCACTGAGTTCAAGGCTGAGACACTGCGCTTCATGTCAGATTTTACCATTCCCTTCGATAACAATGGCAGTGAGCGGGATGTTCGAATGGCCAAGTTAAAGCAGAAAATCTCAGGCTGCTTCAGGAGTGCAGACGGTGGTTCTATGTTTGCACGGATTCGCAGCTATTTGTCGTCTGCCAGAAAACAGGGAATGGACATATATCAATCACTTCATAGAGCTGTTCGGAATTACTGTAATATGCCTTTGCTCAGTGCTGAATAG
- a CDS encoding DUF2835 family protein, with translation MHKAVFSVKLNSEQVLQYYKGQKSSVKVRTESGQTMSIPYDIMLKFVTREGIYGRFQLTYGDDGKFLDITRLS, from the coding sequence ATGCATAAGGCCGTGTTCTCCGTAAAACTCAACTCTGAACAAGTGCTTCAGTATTATAAAGGGCAAAAGAGTTCGGTGAAGGTGCGCACCGAATCTGGTCAGACGATGAGTATTCCCTATGACATTATGCTGAAATTTGTCACCAGAGAGGGGATTTATGGACGATTTCAATTAACTTACGGAGATGATGGGAAATTTCTGGATATTACCCGTTTGAGTTAA
- a CDS encoding helix-turn-helix transcriptional regulator, translating into MTRPSFSDFKKKALADPEVREEYEQQELACELRKKLISLRKEAGLTQEDLAEMLHTQKSNISRLENVNSTTSPKLSTIEDYAKAIGYKVKISFEPRPAT; encoded by the coding sequence ATGACTAGACCATCATTTTCTGACTTTAAGAAAAAGGCTCTTGCTGATCCTGAGGTTCGTGAGGAGTACGAGCAGCAAGAATTAGCTTGTGAGCTGAGAAAGAAATTAATATCTCTTCGTAAAGAAGCTGGCCTGACTCAAGAAGATCTTGCTGAAATGTTGCATACCCAGAAAAGCAATATTTCCAGGTTGGAGAACGTGAACTCAACAACATCCCCAAAGCTGTCAACTATAGAAGACTATGCTAAGGCAATTGGCTATAAAGTAAAAATTAGCTTTGAACCTCGACCAGCCACATAA
- a CDS encoding group II intron maturase-specific domain-containing protein: MKATESEFLSFTFTGKKVRWAQKCLDRFKYRILKLTSRRWGVSMQHRLRKLAQYIRGWMGYFRLSEYHRPIPLLDQWIRRRIRCCFLKQWRKPKTRFKNLVRLGVDKIVTIQH, from the coding sequence GTGAAAGCAACAGAAAGCGAATTCCTGAGTTTCACCTTCACAGGGAAGAAAGTTCGCTGGGCCCAGAAGTGTCTGGACCGATTCAAATACCGGATACTCAAGTTGACCAGTCGTCGCTGGGGTGTCTCAATGCAACATCGGTTACGCAAATTGGCACAATATATCCGGGGTTGGATGGGGTATTTCCGGTTATCGGAATATCACCGACCAATTCCCCTGCTGGATCAATGGATACGTCGGCGAATCCGTTGCTGCTTTCTGAAGCAATGGCGCAAGCCGAAAACCCGTTTTAAGAATCTGGTCAGGTTAGGCGTTGATAAAATTGTAACTATTCAGCACTGA
- a CDS encoding IS66 family transposase — translation MIPELPATMSAEILLKENAELRMRVACLEERCRELEEKVGKNSQNSSKPPSSDGYQKPCKNSNSPDHSDDLSADKGTDPSDEKPNPKSLRQSSGNKAGGKKGHQGTCLKQVDIPDYIEYLPVKECNKCQASLLDSEPVKYIERQVFEPGRPGEFEVTAHRAEVKICTCGCRNQAEFPEGVTAAAQYGSATQAMAVYLNQYHFLPFKRVSEYFNTLYKMSVSAGTVANFVARTYENLASTEEVIRDALRESSVAGADETGMRAEGSLHWLHVMRDEQWTPYYLSEKRGREAMDTMGILLTFAGVLVHDHWKSYFAYAATHVLCNAHHLRELLGVVDRDSNQLALRLMKLLRLSWHYCKGFKTIGMLQMPSVVCERIEKIYDRLLQRALMKEVVYMEKQREELKRKKVKNTKAYNLFKRLTEFKAETLRFMSDFTIPFDNNGSERDVRMAKLKQKISGCFRSADGGSMFARIRSYLSSARKQGMDIYQSLHRAVRNYCNMPLLSAE, via the coding sequence ATGATTCCAGAACTACCCGCAACTATGTCGGCTGAGATTCTCTTGAAAGAGAATGCAGAGCTGCGGATGAGAGTTGCCTGTCTGGAAGAGCGATGTCGAGAATTGGAAGAAAAGGTTGGCAAGAACAGTCAAAACAGCAGCAAGCCGCCATCGTCTGATGGTTATCAAAAACCTTGTAAAAACAGTAATTCTCCAGATCATTCTGACGACCTTTCCGCAGATAAAGGTACCGATCCATCGGATGAAAAACCCAATCCTAAAAGTCTGAGACAGTCTTCTGGTAATAAAGCCGGTGGAAAGAAAGGGCATCAGGGCACTTGTCTTAAACAGGTCGATATCCCTGACTATATTGAGTACCTTCCGGTTAAAGAATGCAATAAATGTCAGGCGTCTCTTCTTGATAGTGAGCCGGTCAAATATATTGAACGACAGGTGTTTGAACCAGGGAGACCGGGTGAATTTGAAGTAACGGCCCATAGAGCTGAAGTAAAAATCTGCACTTGTGGTTGTCGGAATCAGGCTGAATTCCCGGAAGGTGTTACCGCTGCCGCACAATATGGCTCAGCCACACAGGCTATGGCCGTCTATCTTAACCAATACCATTTCCTGCCTTTTAAGCGCGTGTCAGAGTATTTTAATACTCTCTATAAAATGAGTGTAAGTGCAGGCACTGTCGCCAATTTTGTGGCCAGAACCTATGAAAATCTGGCTTCTACTGAAGAGGTTATTCGTGACGCCTTGCGGGAATCGTCTGTTGCCGGAGCCGATGAAACGGGTATGCGGGCCGAGGGCTCTTTGCACTGGCTACACGTTATGCGGGATGAACAATGGACGCCCTACTACTTGTCTGAAAAGCGAGGTCGTGAGGCCATGGACACGATGGGCATACTGCTAACATTTGCAGGCGTTCTGGTTCATGATCATTGGAAATCCTATTTTGCATATGCGGCAACTCACGTACTTTGCAATGCCCATCACCTGAGGGAGCTTTTGGGTGTTGTTGATAGGGACAGCAATCAACTGGCGTTGCGATTGATGAAGCTACTGAGGCTTTCCTGGCATTACTGCAAGGGCTTTAAGACCATAGGTATGCTACAGATGCCAAGTGTTGTCTGTGAACGAATCGAGAAGATTTATGACCGGTTGCTTCAGCGGGCTCTAATGAAAGAAGTCGTCTATATGGAGAAGCAACGAGAGGAGCTTAAGCGCAAGAAAGTCAAGAATACTAAAGCTTACAATCTCTTCAAACGACTCACTGAGTTCAAGGCTGAGACACTGCGCTTCATGTCAGATTTTACCATTCCCTTCGATAACAATGGCAGTGAGCGGGATGTTCGAATGGCCAAGTTAAAGCAGAAAATCTCAGGCTGCTTCAGGAGTGCAGACGGTGGTTCTATGTTTGCACGGATTCGCAGCTATTTGTCGTCTGCCAGAAAACAGGGAATGGACATATATCAATCACTTCATAGAGCTGTTCGGAATTACTGTAATATGCCTTTGCTCAGTGCTGAATAG
- the istA gene encoding IS21 family transposase, with amino-acid sequence MTENRITMRKLLEILRMRFGSQLSFRQISRSVRVSVGTVSNYVKAFQESELSWPLAEDISEPELIQALFPDASIANRKGLIDPDWAEVHQELKRKEVTKQRLWEEYCQAHPLNAYSYAQYCHRYNQWRGCQKRSMRQLHNAGEKLFVDYAGPTMPIINPDTGEIAHNAQIFVAVLGASNYTYAEATLSQKTEDWLGSHERAFEFFGGVPEIVVPDNPKCAVIKACRYEPDLNPSYQHLACHYQVAVIPARPYKPKDKAKAEVGVQVVERWILARLRHEMFFTLAELNLRIRELLIELNLKPFKQLPGTRRSAFEQLDEPALKPLPKQSFVFAEFIKARVNVDYHIICKGHAYSVPHQLARQEVEVQATEHCVTIYANGKVVASHARKHTRGFTTLAVHMPERHRHHQDWTPERLLNWANDIGQEVYCFIQSLLDSKEHPEQAYRASLGLLNLQREYGTERLNNACAHARNIGGYRLKNVRSILQSGKDLMPLEPQLKQTTGPLHDDHENIRGAICYQ; translated from the coding sequence ATGACAGAAAACAGGATTACCATGCGTAAGCTACTAGAAATACTCCGGATGCGGTTTGGCAGCCAACTCAGCTTCCGACAAATTTCCCGCAGTGTACGGGTCAGTGTGGGGACGGTATCCAACTACGTTAAGGCCTTTCAGGAATCGGAATTAAGCTGGCCCCTGGCAGAGGATATATCTGAGCCTGAGCTTATTCAGGCGCTGTTTCCCGATGCCTCGATAGCCAATCGAAAAGGGTTGATTGATCCTGACTGGGCTGAGGTGCATCAGGAACTGAAGCGCAAGGAAGTGACCAAACAACGACTCTGGGAAGAATACTGTCAGGCCCACCCCCTCAATGCCTACAGCTATGCCCAGTACTGTCACCGTTACAATCAGTGGCGTGGTTGTCAAAAGCGATCTATGCGACAGCTGCACAATGCAGGTGAAAAGTTATTTGTTGATTATGCCGGGCCAACCATGCCAATCATCAACCCGGACACCGGCGAAATTGCCCACAATGCCCAGATATTTGTGGCAGTGCTGGGAGCGTCCAACTATACCTACGCTGAAGCGACTCTGTCACAAAAAACAGAGGACTGGCTGGGGTCTCATGAACGGGCCTTTGAGTTCTTTGGTGGGGTGCCAGAAATTGTTGTGCCAGACAACCCAAAGTGCGCAGTTATCAAAGCCTGTCGGTACGAGCCGGATCTCAACCCATCATACCAGCACCTGGCTTGTCACTACCAGGTGGCAGTCATTCCGGCACGCCCCTACAAACCCAAAGACAAGGCCAAAGCAGAAGTCGGTGTACAGGTAGTGGAGCGGTGGATACTGGCCAGGCTTCGTCATGAAATGTTCTTTACCCTGGCAGAGCTGAACCTGCGGATACGTGAGCTGTTAATCGAACTGAACCTGAAGCCCTTTAAGCAGTTGCCAGGAACGCGACGTAGTGCGTTTGAACAACTGGATGAACCAGCCCTCAAGCCACTGCCGAAGCAATCTTTTGTGTTCGCTGAGTTTATCAAGGCCCGGGTGAATGTGGATTATCATATTATCTGCAAGGGGCACGCCTACTCGGTTCCCCATCAGCTTGCCAGGCAGGAAGTAGAAGTACAGGCGACTGAGCACTGCGTCACGATCTACGCTAACGGTAAAGTGGTGGCCAGCCACGCTCGCAAGCACACACGTGGATTTACGACGTTAGCAGTTCATATGCCGGAACGACATCGTCACCATCAGGATTGGACGCCTGAGCGTTTACTTAACTGGGCTAACGACATTGGTCAGGAAGTCTATTGTTTTATTCAATCACTGCTGGATAGCAAGGAGCATCCTGAACAAGCCTATCGAGCTTCATTGGGGCTGCTAAACCTGCAGCGGGAATATGGAACTGAACGACTCAACAACGCCTGCGCCCATGCCAGGAACATCGGGGGTTATCGGTTAAAAAATGTCCGATCAATCCTCCAGTCAGGCAAAGACCTGATGCCATTGGAGCCACAGTTAAAACAAACGACAGGTCCCTTGCATGATGATCACGAAAATATTCGTGGCGCTATTTGCTATCAATAA
- a CDS encoding LysR substrate-binding domain-containing protein, which translates to MFKCYQNECSRVTRICSPFLLDHYIRDSGVKRDTDAGWLGSEERWTVSHISSSIRLVKQGLGFAWLPTHHIQQELEEGIIKQLETKLGNSRGVQLYMIFPDPNAVGPAARKLATILRECCRDKVHQH; encoded by the coding sequence GTGTTCAAGTGTTACCAGAATGAGTGTTCAAGAGTTACCAGAATATGCAGTCCATTTTTACTTGACCACTACATTCGTGATTCCGGCGTAAAAAGGGACACTGATGCTGGCTGGCTTGGATCTGAAGAGCGATGGACAGTCAGCCACATCAGCTCTTCGATAAGGCTGGTCAAGCAGGGACTTGGATTTGCATGGCTACCCACACACCATATTCAACAGGAACTTGAAGAGGGAATCATCAAACAACTGGAAACCAAACTCGGCAATAGCCGGGGCGTACAGCTTTACATGATATTTCCTGACCCGAATGCTGTTGGCCCTGCCGCAAGAAAATTAGCAACAATCCTCAGGGAATGCTGCCGTGATAAAGTGCATCAGCATTAA
- a CDS encoding transposase DNA-binding-containing protein yields the protein MLPLSPKPWSELTFGCADLGDTRRTKRLVKVAAELSAHTGNSLSSSCEGYTALVTGAYRLIENEAVKPEAIAEAGFQATAKIARQSRLLLALEDTTTLGYKHAVRSELGDLGGPEGSKTRGFHVHSVFLVDADTERSIGLIDQERWVREDVQRGKKNQRRQLPYEGKESFKWQRASENTEQRMGGKMPDIISVKWFNDLGHLVKHNSAVSDEVESDKAA from the coding sequence ATGCTTCCACTTTCTCCTAAACCATGGTCAGAACTAACTTTTGGATGTGCTGATTTGGGCGATACTCGACGTACAAAACGACTTGTCAAAGTTGCTGCCGAGCTTTCAGCTCATACCGGTAATTCTTTGTCATCTTCATGCGAAGGTTATACCGCACTGGTAACTGGAGCTTACCGGCTGATTGAGAATGAGGCCGTAAAGCCTGAAGCAATAGCTGAGGCAGGCTTTCAGGCAACTGCCAAAATAGCGAGACAGTCTCGCCTACTTCTGGCTCTCGAAGATACAACAACCCTGGGTTATAAACATGCTGTCAGATCCGAGCTTGGTGATCTTGGAGGTCCTGAAGGCTCTAAAACCAGAGGATTCCACGTCCACTCTGTCTTCTTGGTTGATGCGGATACAGAGCGAAGCATTGGGCTTATTGATCAAGAACGATGGGTTAGAGAGGACGTTCAGCGGGGGAAAAAGAACCAACGTCGTCAGCTACCTTACGAGGGAAAGGAAAGCTTTAAGTGGCAAAGAGCCTCTGAAAACACAGAACAAAGGATGGGGGGTAAAATGCCTGACATCATCAGTGTGAAGTGGTTTAATGACTTAGGACACCTCGTTAAGCACAATAGTGCAGTTAGTGACGAGGTAGAAAGTGACAAAGCAGCGTAA
- a CDS encoding reverse transcriptase domain-containing protein: MIKRQVFDPGFSPNSFGYRPGRSAHDGVRQVKQLINRGLHHAVDVDLSKFFDTVNHDVLMSRVSRKVRDKRLLKLIGSYLRSGVMIEGNVYPTRVGMPQGGPLSPLLSNVVLDELDKELEYRGHCFARYCDDFVILVKSQRAGDRVMHSITQSLNAN, translated from the coding sequence GTGATCAAGAGACAGGTCTTTGATCCGGGTTTCTCTCCAAACAGCTTCGGCTACCGACCGGGACGGTCAGCACACGACGGAGTCCGTCAGGTTAAGCAGTTGATCAACCGGGGGCTTCATCACGCTGTTGACGTTGATCTGAGTAAATTCTTTGATACGGTTAATCACGACGTTTTGATGTCGAGGGTCTCCCGTAAGGTCCGCGACAAACGCCTTCTGAAACTGATTGGTAGCTACCTGCGCTCCGGTGTCATGATTGAGGGCAATGTCTACCCGACCAGGGTTGGCATGCCACAGGGTGGGCCTTTATCACCCTTGCTGTCTAATGTGGTCCTCGACGAACTCGACAAGGAGCTTGAATATCGGGGTCATTGCTTTGCAAGATACTGTGATGATTTTGTGATTCTCGTCAAAAGTCAGCGTGCAGGGGATCGGGTGATGCACAGCATTACCCAATCATTGAACGCAAATTGA
- the istB gene encoding IS21-like element helper ATPase IstB, which yields MINETLARLRSLRLTGMADALNQQLDQPGTYSSLSFEERLSLLTEQEETERNNKRLARLLRSARFKLAARIHDIDYEHPRGLKQNQMASLSGGGWLDRYRNLLITGPCGSGKSYLACALGHMACLKGYSVRYYRMSRLLDELILAHGDGSYSRQLKQLAKVDLLILDDWGLEPLTQQQRNDLLEVMDDRHEQGSTLVTSQLPTRKWHASIGDETLADAILDRLMHNAHRIELKGESMRKKLGKLDAVEHLV from the coding sequence ATGATCAATGAAACACTGGCTCGCCTTAGGTCACTGCGACTGACCGGAATGGCAGATGCCCTCAATCAACAGCTGGACCAGCCGGGCACCTACAGTAGCCTTAGCTTTGAAGAACGACTGTCGTTGCTTACTGAGCAGGAAGAAACAGAGCGAAACAATAAACGTCTGGCTCGGCTGCTCAGAAGCGCCCGGTTTAAACTGGCTGCCCGGATACACGACATTGACTATGAACACCCCAGAGGTCTCAAACAGAACCAGATGGCCAGCCTGTCTGGAGGAGGCTGGCTTGACCGGTACAGGAACCTGTTGATCACCGGACCTTGTGGTTCCGGTAAGAGCTACCTGGCCTGCGCCCTTGGGCACATGGCTTGTCTGAAAGGCTACAGTGTCCGGTACTATCGGATGTCCAGGCTACTGGATGAACTGATCCTTGCCCACGGTGATGGCAGCTACAGCAGGCAGTTGAAACAACTGGCAAAAGTAGACTTGCTGATTCTGGACGACTGGGGCCTGGAACCACTGACGCAGCAACAAAGGAACGATCTGCTGGAAGTCATGGATGACAGGCACGAGCAAGGTTCCACGTTGGTTACCAGTCAATTGCCCACCCGGAAGTGGCATGCCAGCATTGGTGATGAAACTCTGGCCGACGCCATTCTTGACCGGCTTATGCACAATGCCCACCGGATTGAACTCAAAGGCGAATCCATGCGCAAAAAGCTTGGAAAATTGGACGCAGTTGAACACCTGGTCTAA
- a CDS encoding transposase has translation MTKQRKNYSPEFKRKAIAMVVEQKQAVTEVARSLGINDGNLRRWIREQDEKKEMSFPGKGQQALTPDQQRIKELEAENRQLKMEQEILKKATAFFAKDLL, from the coding sequence GTGACAAAGCAGCGTAAAAATTATTCTCCGGAATTCAAGCGTAAAGCCATTGCCATGGTAGTGGAGCAGAAGCAGGCTGTAACAGAGGTTGCCAGAAGTCTTGGTATCAATGATGGCAACCTGAGACGCTGGATACGGGAACAGGATGAAAAAAAGGAAATGTCTTTTCCAGGCAAAGGGCAGCAAGCTTTGACGCCTGATCAGCAGCGAATAAAAGAGCTGGAAGCTGAAAACCGCCAGTTGAAAATGGAACAGGAAATATTAAAAAAGGCGACGGCCTTCTTCGCGAAAGACCTGTTGTAA
- a CDS encoding IS3 family transposase, producing MQVGRSGFYRWQNQQEHQKDSLAKQFRLDSDAQQIFIDSDRSYGSRRMAKALQGKGYNIGRYQAATLMKRLGLVVKYAKKFKVTTMRILVNLNTYSVSFEHPELLTHCPV from the coding sequence ATGCAGGTTGGGCGCAGTGGCTTTTATCGCTGGCAGAATCAACAGGAACATCAGAAGGACTCTCTGGCCAAGCAGTTCCGCCTGGATTCTGATGCACAACAAATTTTTATCGACTCCGATCGCTCATATGGCAGCCGGAGAATGGCAAAAGCCCTGCAAGGCAAGGGTTACAATATTGGCCGCTATCAAGCAGCAACACTGATGAAGCGCTTGGGACTGGTTGTGAAGTATGCAAAAAAATTCAAGGTGACGACGATGCGTATTCTGGTTAACTTGAACACCTATTCTGTTTCATTTGAACACCCTGAACTCCTTACACATTGCCCAGTGTGA
- a CDS encoding type II toxin-antitoxin system RelE/ParE family toxin, with product MKWRITFYNQKVEEETLSFPKGILANFIHIAEIIEEFGPALGKPYTAPMGDGLFEIRAKGKEGIGRSLYCMVKGKEIVILNSFIKKSQKTPKKELELAKKRMKEIKK from the coding sequence ATGAAATGGCGTATTACGTTTTATAACCAAAAAGTTGAGGAAGAGACCTTATCTTTTCCAAAGGGCATATTGGCCAATTTTATCCATATTGCGGAAATTATTGAAGAATTTGGTCCAGCTCTCGGAAAGCCCTACACAGCTCCAATGGGTGATGGTCTCTTTGAAATCAGGGCAAAAGGCAAGGAAGGTATTGGTCGTTCTCTGTACTGCATGGTGAAAGGGAAAGAAATAGTCATTCTCAATTCATTCATTAAAAAGTCGCAGAAAACACCAAAAAAGGAGCTAGAGCTTGCCAAGAAACGAATGAAGGAGATCAAAAAATGA
- a CDS encoding IS4 family transposase, with protein sequence MLPLSPKPWSELTFGCADLGDTRRTKRLVKVAAELSAHTGNSLSSSCEGYTALVTGAYRLIENEAVKPEAIAEAGFQATAKIARQSRLLLALEDTTTLGYKHAVRSELGDLGGPEGSKTRGFHVHSVFLVDADTERSIGLIDQERWVREDVQRGKKNQRRQLPYEGKESFKWQRASENTEQRMGGKMPDIISVCDREADIYEYMHYKLDNRQRFVVRATQNRILVDGELLLFDSLAQTEVLGKYTIVVPQKGGRKKRKATLQVKRKKMTIQAPQRPGGRPEPVTMNIVSAEEIGNDSEDRLHWVLLTTEDIETFEDCRSIIRFYELRWRIEEFHKAWKSGAGVERLRLQSPDNIERLAVILMFVAVRLMQIREALMLPNDRQHKDRKLWSEKTLANEVVSDDEWQVLWLTYEKKALPDKPPTVTWLLQTIARLGGWGDSKHTGQPGWLVVWEGWAKLQDRVKTWQIARQFSAGEM encoded by the coding sequence ATGCTTCCACTTTCTCCTAAACCATGGTCAGAACTAACTTTTGGATGTGCTGATTTGGGCGATACTCGACGTACAAAACGACTTGTCAAAGTTGCTGCCGAGCTTTCAGCTCATACCGGTAATTCTTTGTCATCTTCATGCGAAGGTTATACCGCACTGGTAACTGGAGCTTACCGGCTGATTGAGAATGAGGCCGTAAAGCCTGAAGCAATAGCTGAGGCAGGCTTTCAGGCAACTGCCAAAATAGCGAGACAGTCTCGCCTACTTCTGGCTCTCGAAGATACAACAACCCTGGGTTATAAACATGCTGTCAGATCCGAGCTTGGTGATCTTGGAGGTCCTGAAGGCTCTAAAACCAGAGGATTCCACGTCCACTCTGTCTTCTTGGTTGATGCGGATACAGAGCGAAGCATTGGGCTTATTGATCAAGAACGATGGGTTAGAGAGGACGTTCAGCGGGGGAAAAAGAACCAACGTCGTCAGCTACCTTACGAGGGAAAGGAAAGCTTTAAGTGGCAAAGAGCCTCTGAAAACACAGAACAAAGGATGGGGGGTAAAATGCCTGACATCATCAGTGTTTGCGACCGGGAGGCGGATATATACGAATATATGCACTACAAACTGGATAACCGACAGCGGTTTGTTGTAAGAGCTACACAAAACAGAATCCTGGTGGATGGCGAACTCTTATTATTTGATTCCTTAGCTCAGACTGAAGTGTTGGGGAAATATACGATAGTGGTTCCTCAAAAAGGAGGTAGAAAGAAGCGAAAGGCAACGCTGCAGGTCAAAAGAAAGAAGATGACAATACAGGCGCCGCAAAGGCCAGGCGGCAGGCCGGAACCGGTAACTATGAATATTGTGTCGGCTGAAGAGATTGGCAATGACTCCGAAGACCGTTTGCACTGGGTACTATTGACAACTGAAGATATTGAAACATTCGAAGACTGTCGCTCTATCATTCGATTTTACGAGCTCCGATGGCGAATAGAAGAGTTCCATAAGGCTTGGAAATCGGGAGCAGGAGTAGAAAGGCTTCGTCTGCAATCTCCGGATAACATTGAACGACTTGCGGTCATATTAATGTTTGTCGCTGTCAGACTAATGCAAATCCGTGAAGCATTAATGTTACCGAATGACAGGCAGCACAAAGACAGAAAGCTTTGGAGTGAAAAAACACTCGCGAATGAGGTGGTCAGTGATGATGAATGGCAGGTTCTCTGGCTAACCTATGAAAAAAAAGCGTTGCCCGATAAGCCGCCAACAGTCACTTGGCTGCTTCAAACGATTGCTCGGCTTGGTGGTTGGGGTGATTCAAAGCATACAGGGCAGCCCGGCTGGTTAGTGGTATGGGAAGGCTGGGCGAAATTGCAGGATCGGGTAAAAACCTGGCAGATAGCCCGGCAGTTCAGCGCTGGAGAGATGTGA